One Romboutsia sp. 13368 genomic window carries:
- the rpsF gene encoding 30S ribosomal protein S6 — protein MKNYELVFVVKPNADEETREAVLNKVKEVVATNGEVAKVDVWGNKKLAYPIAKFTEGHYVLVNFAAGVEVPKELDRNLKINENVIRHMIVVA, from the coding sequence ATGAAAAATTATGAATTAGTTTTCGTAGTAAAGCCAAACGCTGATGAAGAAACTAGAGAAGCAGTTCTTAACAAAGTTAAGGAAGTAGTTGCTACTAACGGAGAAGTTGCTAAAGTTGACGTATGGGGGAACAAGAAATTAGCTTACCCAATAGCTAAGTTCACTGAAGGTCACTACGTATTAGTTAACTTCGCAGCTGGTGTTGAAGTACCTAAAGAATTAGACAGAAACTTAAAGATAAACGAAAACGTAATAAGACACATGATAGTTGTTGCTTAA
- a CDS encoding aminotransferase-like domain-containing protein, which translates to MAIKFAKRMEDLKASEIRELLKLTEKPEVISFAGGLPAPELFPVEEMKEISKIVLDESGTQALQYSTTEGFPPLREQIAKRMNSKNKTNVTKDDILITNGSQQGLDFAGKAFLDEGDIVLCESPSYIGAINAFKAYRPKFIEVPTDKNGMIMEELEKILETTENIKMIYVIPDFQNPTGRTWPLERRKKFMEIINKYEIPVIEDNPYGELRFEGESLPSLKSMDKKGLVIFLGTFSKIFCPGYRIGWTCASQKILSKFIFIKQGADLQASTISQREVSKFIDLYDLDKHVEKLKEVYERRRDLMLETMKTEFPEGIEYTHPEGGLFTWVELPSHLDSRVIMQDCLKNDVAYVPGGSFFPNGGKENCFRLNYSNMPDNRIIEGIKRLGEVLKQHMIVKENI; encoded by the coding sequence ATGGCTATTAAATTTGCAAAAAGGATGGAAGATTTAAAAGCGTCAGAAATACGTGAACTTTTAAAGCTTACAGAAAAACCAGAAGTAATATCTTTTGCTGGAGGATTGCCAGCACCAGAACTATTTCCTGTAGAGGAGATGAAAGAAATCTCAAAAATAGTATTAGATGAATCTGGAACACAGGCACTTCAATACTCAACAACAGAAGGATTCCCACCACTAAGAGAACAAATAGCAAAAAGAATGAATAGCAAAAACAAAACAAATGTAACTAAAGATGATATATTAATAACTAATGGGTCTCAACAAGGTTTAGATTTTGCAGGAAAGGCGTTTTTAGATGAAGGAGATATAGTTCTATGTGAAAGTCCATCATATATAGGAGCTATAAATGCATTTAAAGCATACAGACCAAAATTCATAGAAGTTCCAACAGATAAGAATGGAATGATTATGGAAGAGTTAGAAAAGATACTAGAAACTACAGAAAATATAAAAATGATTTATGTAATACCAGATTTCCAAAATCCTACAGGAAGAACATGGCCATTAGAAAGACGTAAAAAGTTTATGGAAATAATAAATAAATATGAAATACCAGTAATAGAGGATAATCCTTATGGAGAGCTAAGATTTGAAGGTGAAAGTTTACCATCTTTAAAATCTATGGATAAAAAAGGATTAGTTATTTTCCTAGGTACTTTCTCAAAAATATTCTGTCCAGGGTATAGAATAGGATGGACATGTGCATCTCAAAAAATATTAAGTAAATTCATATTTATAAAACAAGGAGCAGACCTACAAGCATCAACAATATCCCAAAGAGAAGTTAGTAAGTTTATAGATTTATACGATTTAGATAAACATGTAGAGAAATTAAAGGAAGTTTATGAAAGACGTAGAGACTTAATGTTAGAAACTATGAAAACAGAATTTCCTGAAGGAATAGAATATACTCACCCAGAAGGTGGATTATTTACATGGGTAGAACTTCCAAGTCACTTAGATTCAAGAGTTATAATGCAAGACTGTTTAAAAAATGATGTTGCATATGTACCAGGTGGATCATTTTTCCCTAATGGAGGTAAAGAGAACTGTTTTAGATTAAATTACTCAAATATGCCAGATAATAGAATTATTGAAGGTATAAAGAGATTAGGAGAAGTTTTAAAACAACATATGATAGTTAAGGAAAATATTTAG
- a CDS encoding DUF951 domain-containing protein, with amino-acid sequence MPMDIKIGDVVELKKQHACGCKEFEITRIGMDIKIKCTKCLRTIMLDRETVEKRIKKIIKK; translated from the coding sequence ATGCCAATGGATATAAAAATAGGTGATGTTGTAGAATTAAAAAAACAACATGCTTGTGGATGCAAAGAATTTGAAATTACAAGAATAGGCATGGATATAAAAATAAAGTGTACAAAGTGCTTAAGAACTATAATGTTAGACAGAGAAACTGTAGAAAAAAGGATTAAAAAGATAATAAAAAAATAG
- a CDS encoding DUF3343 domain-containing protein: protein MNEMYIVSFNSTHHAIRLDKTLQEAGIRATTLPTPREITASCGISIRFLYEDIDSIKKILDENSIEYKGIYKIKRLENGTKEVENID, encoded by the coding sequence ATGAACGAAATGTATATAGTTTCATTTAACTCAACACATCATGCAATAAGATTAGATAAAACATTACAAGAAGCTGGGATAAGAGCCACAACATTACCTACTCCAAGGGAGATAACAGCTAGTTGTGGAATATCTATAAGATTTTTATATGAAGATATAGATAGCATAAAGAAAATTTTAGATGAAAATAGTATAGAATATAAAGGAATATACAAAATAAAAAGACTAGAAAATGGAACAAAAGAAGTAGAAAACATAGATTAG
- the yedF gene encoding sulfurtransferase-like selenium metabolism protein YedF, with product MYIEINAVGLACPKPVINTKKELDKIEQGIVVVTVDNDIAKQNILKLSNSLNCKAEIIKQEKDLISIEIKKGENVIIEEKKQDELEDKCIFISSDKIGNGNDELGAVLMKGFIYTLTESKPYPKSILLVNSGVKLSTENYDTVDNLKILEEAGVEILSCGTCLDYYGLKESLKLGSVTNMYTIVDIMKNSLQTISI from the coding sequence ATGTACATAGAGATAAATGCTGTAGGTTTAGCATGTCCTAAACCTGTAATAAATACAAAAAAAGAATTAGATAAAATTGAGCAAGGTATAGTAGTTGTTACTGTAGATAATGATATAGCTAAACAGAATATATTAAAATTATCTAATTCATTAAATTGTAAAGCTGAAATTATAAAACAAGAAAAAGACTTAATTTCTATAGAGATAAAAAAAGGTGAAAATGTTATAATAGAAGAAAAAAAACAAGATGAATTAGAAGATAAATGTATATTTATATCTTCTGATAAAATAGGAAATGGAAATGATGAATTAGGTGCTGTACTTATGAAAGGATTTATATACACACTGACAGAATCAAAACCTTATCCTAAAAGTATACTTTTAGTTAATTCTGGTGTGAAATTAAGTACTGAAAATTATGATACTGTAGATAATTTAAAAATACTTGAAGAAGCTGGAGTTGAAATATTATCTTGTGGTACTTGCCTAGATTACTATGGATTAAAAGAAAGTTTAAAGCTAGGAAGTGTTACAAATATGTATACTATAGTTGATATAATGAAAAATTCATTACAAACTATATCTATATAA
- a CDS encoding helix-turn-helix domain-containing protein has product MNILSLGEKIKKLRKEKNMTLKELAGDRITAAQISHIERDKSHTSHELLEYLANQLDVSVDYLLETKEMQSKKLTDNLILQSEILIKCNELEKAENQLREAIEICDEYKILDNYGKCNFLLADINFKKDKYSESVMSYEKALHCFIKNNDKEKVFRCYLNIGKIYMLEEFYKGAVLQFDFAENALEEIQLEDIDMYKDLYSKIAYCYIKLNDNEKSLYYTKKMDEVDSKNNPEEELNVLMLKANNLLNMGEYETSKEYLKKALEILDKEKNKTELASIYLTISDVYKDMGYLDKVLEYSQKVYDIKKNDEDEYMMNSLFKIIEAYISNDDYEIAKRYCKIALASAIKNKNKFNEFKILKYYSDMHKALNENIVAIEYLQKCINIITELNDKKILADLYINLGELYSYSSKDKELEYYQKGVYIYKNLEII; this is encoded by the coding sequence ATGAATATTTTAAGTTTAGGAGAAAAGATAAAAAAGTTAAGAAAAGAAAAAAATATGACATTAAAAGAATTGGCAGGAGATAGAATTACTGCAGCCCAAATAAGTCATATAGAAAGAGATAAATCACATACTAGTCATGAGTTACTGGAATATCTAGCAAATCAATTAGATGTAAGTGTTGATTATTTATTAGAAACTAAAGAAATGCAGTCTAAGAAATTAACTGATAACTTAATACTTCAAAGTGAGATTTTAATTAAATGTAATGAATTAGAAAAAGCTGAAAATCAGTTAAGAGAAGCAATAGAAATATGTGATGAATATAAAATTTTAGATAATTACGGAAAATGTAATTTTTTATTAGCAGATATAAATTTTAAAAAAGATAAATATAGTGAATCAGTTATGAGTTATGAAAAAGCACTACATTGTTTTATAAAAAATAATGATAAAGAAAAAGTATTTAGATGTTACCTAAATATAGGTAAAATTTATATGCTAGAAGAGTTCTATAAAGGTGCAGTTCTTCAATTTGATTTTGCAGAAAATGCATTAGAAGAAATACAACTTGAAGATATAGATATGTATAAAGATTTATATAGTAAAATAGCTTATTGTTATATTAAATTAAATGATAATGAAAAATCTTTATATTATACAAAAAAAATGGATGAAGTAGATTCAAAAAATAATCCAGAAGAAGAATTAAATGTTCTAATGCTAAAAGCAAATAATCTTTTGAATATGGGGGAATACGAAACTTCTAAAGAATATTTAAAAAAAGCATTAGAAATTCTGGATAAAGAGAAAAATAAAACAGAATTAGCGTCTATTTATTTAACTATATCAGATGTATATAAAGATATGGGATATTTAGATAAGGTTTTAGAGTATTCACAAAAAGTATATGATATCAAAAAAAATGATGAAGATGAGTATATGATGAATAGTTTATTTAAAATAATAGAAGCATATATATCTAATGATGACTATGAGATTGCTAAGAGATATTGTAAAATAGCATTAGCATCTGCAATAAAAAATAAAAATAAATTTAATGAATTTAAAATTTTAAAGTATTATTCAGATATGCATAAAGCTTTAAATGAAAATATAGTTGCAATTGAATACTTACAAAAGTGTATAAATATAATAACTGAATTAAATGATAAAAAAATATTAGCTGATTTATATATAAACTTAGGGGAATTATATTCATACTCTTCAAAAGATAAAGAATTAGAATATTATCAAAAAGGGGTTTATATATACAAAAACTTAGAAATTATATAA
- a CDS encoding aminotransferase class V-fold PLP-dependent enzyme — protein sequence MIYLDNAATTFPKPEAVYDAMMDCMKNYCANPGRAGHKLAMKAAREIYDTRENIAKLLNIDNPMNIVFTNNATDSLNLAIKGVVKEGDHIITTSMEHNSVIRPIKALEKIGIENTIVKCDEQGFLNIDDLEKAIKPNTKLIVTTHASNVCGTLIDIKSVSEIARKHNVLYLIDASQTLGVYDIDLKDIKADMLAAPGHKGLLGPQGTGILYIREGLSLDILKEGGTGSRSEDLFQPDLVPDKYESGTHNTPGIVGLNEGVKFIFKEGIEKIKKHEEELCKYMLERLEEIPNIKIYGPKDAKKRASVISINIGNMDSGEITFLLDSEYDIATRSGIHCAPLAHKTLDTLEQGAVRFSIGYFNTKEEIDKSIDALKEISKNN from the coding sequence ATGATTTATTTAGACAATGCAGCAACGACATTTCCAAAACCAGAAGCTGTATATGATGCTATGATGGATTGTATGAAAAATTATTGTGCAAATCCAGGAAGAGCAGGTCATAAGTTAGCTATGAAAGCAGCTAGGGAAATATATGACACAAGAGAAAATATAGCTAAGCTACTTAATATAGATAATCCAATGAATATAGTATTTACTAATAATGCAACAGATTCATTAAATTTAGCTATAAAAGGTGTTGTAAAAGAAGGTGACCATATAATAACTACTAGTATGGAACATAACTCAGTAATAAGACCAATAAAAGCTCTTGAAAAAATAGGCATAGAAAATACTATAGTTAAATGTGATGAACAAGGATTTTTAAATATAGATGATTTAGAAAAAGCAATAAAGCCTAATACAAAATTGATAGTGACAACTCATGCATCAAATGTATGTGGTACATTAATAGATATAAAATCTGTATCAGAAATAGCTAGAAAGCACAATGTATTATATTTAATAGATGCATCTCAAACATTAGGTGTTTATGATATAGATTTAAAAGATATAAAAGCTGATATGTTAGCAGCACCTGGACATAAAGGATTATTAGGTCCACAAGGAACAGGTATACTTTATATAAGAGAAGGATTAAGTTTAGATATTTTAAAAGAAGGTGGAACAGGAAGTAGATCAGAAGATTTATTTCAACCAGACTTAGTTCCAGATAAATATGAGTCAGGAACCCATAATACTCCTGGAATAGTTGGACTAAATGAAGGTGTTAAATTCATATTTAAAGAGGGAATAGAAAAGATAAAAAAACATGAAGAAGAGTTATGTAAGTATATGCTAGAAAGGCTAGAAGAAATACCTAATATAAAAATTTATGGTCCAAAAGATGCAAAAAAAAGAGCATCTGTTATAAGCATAAATATAGGAAATATGGATTCTGGAGAAATAACATTCTTACTAGATAGTGAATATGATATAGCTACTAGATCTGGAATACACTGCGCTCCGCTAGCACACAAAACTTTAGATACACTAGAACAAGGTGCAGTGAGATTTAGTATAGGATATTTTAATACTAAAGAAGAGATAGATAAATCAATAGATGCATTAAAAGAAATATCAAAAAATAATTAA
- a CDS encoding ParB/RepB/Spo0J family partition protein, with protein sequence MENKTTKRTNRLGRGLSALIPDINGEIDKKDITTIELKNIYPNQDQPRRVFDEEKIKILSESIKNYGVLQPIVLKPDDKGKYMIIAGERRYRASKLARRSDIPAVIKDIPMKDIMEIALIENLQREELNPIEEALAYKSLIKNYEVTQEEISEAVGKSRPHITNTLRLLNLPKQITDMIDQGQITAGHGKAILRISDENLQIELANKVIAEELSVRATENLAKKISEENIKEIPKKVKEKDVFIVDVEERLRNIFGTKVNISKGKKKGKIEIEYYNEDDLNNIVSMLLEDN encoded by the coding sequence ATGGAGAATAAAACAACAAAAAGAACTAACAGATTAGGAAGAGGACTTAGTGCATTAATACCTGATATTAATGGTGAAATAGATAAAAAAGATATAACAACAATAGAATTAAAAAATATATATCCAAATCAAGATCAACCTAGACGAGTATTTGATGAAGAAAAAATAAAAATATTAAGTGAATCTATAAAAAATTATGGAGTATTACAACCTATAGTGCTTAAACCTGATGATAAAGGTAAATATATGATAATAGCAGGAGAAAGAAGATATAGAGCATCTAAATTAGCACGTAGAAGTGATATACCTGCAGTTATAAAAGATATACCAATGAAAGATATTATGGAGATTGCACTTATAGAAAATTTACAAAGAGAAGAGTTAAATCCAATAGAAGAAGCATTAGCTTATAAAAGTTTAATAAAAAATTATGAAGTTACACAAGAAGAAATATCAGAAGCTGTAGGAAAGAGTAGACCTCATATAACTAATACACTTAGATTATTAAATCTACCTAAGCAAATAACTGATATGATAGACCAAGGTCAGATAACAGCAGGTCATGGAAAGGCTATACTTAGAATATCGGATGAAAATTTACAAATAGAGTTAGCCAATAAAGTAATAGCTGAAGAGCTTTCAGTTAGAGCTACAGAAAATTTAGCAAAAAAAATTAGCGAAGAAAATATTAAAGAAATTCCTAAAAAAGTTAAAGAAAAAGATGTATTTATTGTTGATGTTGAAGAAAGATTAAGAAATATATTTGGAACGAAAGTAAATATATCTAAAGGAAAGAAAAAAGGAAAAATAGAAATAGAATACTATAATGAAGATGATTTAAATAATATAGTATCTATGCTTCTTGAGGATAACTAA
- a CDS encoding ParA family protein — translation MSKVIAVFNQKGGVGKTTTNVNLTASLGTMGKKILVLDLDPQGNTTSGYGIEKHAVERTIYDVIIDGVDISETILKTEFENIDIVSSDTDLAGCEIELTSRNNREYILKNAIEKVRDNYDYIFIDCPPSLGMLTINSLTAVDSVLIPIQCEYYALEGVSQLMGTIKLVKSRLNPELDIQGVVLSMFDGRANLSIQVVDEVKRYFKGSVYTTLIPRNVRLAEAPSHGKPVYYYDSKCRGALAYMELAEEFIDLEEDII, via the coding sequence ATGAGTAAAGTAATAGCAGTATTTAATCAAAAGGGAGGAGTAGGAAAGACTACTACTAACGTAAATTTAACTGCAAGTTTAGGTACAATGGGTAAAAAAATATTAGTACTAGACTTAGATCCACAGGGAAATACAACTAGTGGATATGGTATAGAGAAACATGCAGTAGAAAGAACAATATATGATGTAATAATAGATGGAGTAGATATAAGTGAAACAATATTAAAAACAGAGTTTGAAAATATTGACATAGTATCATCAGATACAGACTTAGCAGGATGTGAGATAGAACTTACATCAAGAAATAATAGAGAGTATATACTAAAAAATGCAATAGAAAAGGTAAGAGATAATTATGATTATATATTTATAGATTGTCCTCCTTCATTAGGGATGTTAACTATAAATAGTCTAACTGCAGTAGATAGCGTTTTAATACCTATTCAATGTGAATATTATGCTTTGGAAGGTGTTAGTCAGCTTATGGGGACTATAAAATTAGTTAAATCTAGACTAAATCCAGAGTTAGACATTCAAGGTGTTGTATTAAGTATGTTTGATGGAAGAGCTAATTTATCAATACAAGTAGTTGATGAAGTAAAAAGATACTTTAAGGGAAGTGTATATACAACATTAATACCTAGAAATGTTAGATTAGCAGAAGCACCTAGCCATGGTAAACCTGTTTATTATTATGATTCAAAATGTAGAGGTGCTCTAGCTTATATGGAATTAGCAGAGGAATTTATAGATTTAGAGGAGGATATAATATAA
- the noc gene encoding nucleoid occlusion protein, with protein sequence MEEKIVMEIPIENIVPNPYQPRKVFSQAALEELSNSIKVYGILQPITVRQKDDNYELIAGERRFRAAKLANLQAVPAIINNMSDESSAVLALLENLQREDLNFIEEAMGYENLIKEHEFTQQQLAEKLGKNQSTIANKLRILRLPSNVKIKLVENSLTERHARALLKLPTEELINEVLDKIIKNELTVKKTEKMIKDILEEMENPQDSDKKQHIRGTMGIRIYLNTMKQAFDAIIGTGIEAKYNEVDKGDYMEIVVKIPKK encoded by the coding sequence ATGGAAGAGAAAATAGTTATGGAGATACCAATAGAGAATATAGTTCCGAATCCATATCAACCAAGGAAGGTATTTTCACAAGCAGCACTAGAAGAGCTAAGCAATTCTATAAAGGTTTATGGAATACTTCAACCAATAACAGTTAGACAAAAAGATGATAATTATGAATTAATTGCGGGGGAAAGAAGATTTAGGGCAGCAAAATTAGCAAATCTTCAAGCTGTTCCAGCTATTATAAATAACATGTCTGATGAATCATCTGCAGTACTAGCTTTACTAGAAAACTTACAAAGAGAAGATTTAAATTTTATAGAAGAAGCAATGGGTTATGAAAACCTAATAAAAGAACATGAATTTACGCAACAACAGTTGGCTGAAAAGTTAGGTAAAAATCAATCAACTATAGCAAATAAGTTAAGAATACTTAGATTACCGAGTAATGTAAAGATAAAATTAGTTGAAAATAGCCTAACAGAAAGACATGCAAGAGCACTTCTTAAATTACCTACAGAAGAATTGATTAATGAGGTCCTTGATAAGATAATAAAAAATGAGTTAACTGTAAAGAAAACAGAAAAAATGATAAAGGATATTCTAGAAGAGATGGAAAATCCTCAAGATTCTGATAAAAAACAACATATAAGGGGTACTATGGGCATAAGGATATACTTAAACACAATGAAGCAAGCCTTTGATGCAATAATTGGTACAGGAATTGAAGCTAAGTATAATGAAGTCGATAAAGGCGATTATATGGAAATTGTGGTAAAAATTCCTAAAAAATAA
- the rsmG gene encoding 16S rRNA (guanine(527)-N(7))-methyltransferase RsmG has product MSNRDILKNGLENLGITVDDKMLNDFNIYREILVDWNQKMNLTGIEDEKEVFIKHFLDSVSAVTNGYIKDGLSIIDVGTGAGFPGLPLRICLRNTKVTLLDSLNKRINFLQEVSNQVGIDNIEFIHGRAEDFGKSEDYREKYDIATARAVAGLPILMEFCVPFVKVGGYFVCLKGPNANLELEESKVAMDVLGVEFIEKINIELPESDLNHNILVFKKVKNTPEKYPRKAGKPAKSPIK; this is encoded by the coding sequence ATGAGCAATAGAGATATATTAAAAAATGGTCTTGAAAACTTAGGTATAACAGTAGATGACAAAATGTTAAATGATTTTAATATTTACAGGGAAATATTAGTCGATTGGAATCAAAAAATGAATCTTACTGGAATAGAAGATGAAAAAGAAGTGTTTATAAAGCACTTCTTAGATTCTGTTTCAGCAGTAACTAATGGATATATAAAAGATGGATTATCTATAATAGATGTAGGCACAGGGGCAGGATTCCCTGGTTTACCTTTAAGAATATGCTTAAGAAATACAAAGGTAACATTACTAGATTCATTAAATAAAAGAATAAACTTTTTACAAGAAGTTAGTAATCAAGTAGGAATTGATAATATAGAATTTATACATGGTAGAGCTGAAGATTTTGGTAAATCAGAAGACTACAGAGAAAAATATGATATAGCTACAGCAAGAGCTGTTGCTGGATTACCTATTTTAATGGAGTTTTGTGTTCCATTTGTTAAAGTAGGTGGTTATTTTGTATGCTTAAAGGGGCCAAATGCAAATTTAGAGTTAGAAGAATCAAAAGTAGCAATGGATGTTTTAGGTGTAGAATTTATAGAAAAAATAAATATCGAATTACCTGAATCAGATTTAAATCACAATATATTAGTATTCAAAAAAGTAAAAAATACGCCAGAAAAGTATCCAAGAAAAGCTGGAAAACCAGCGAAAAGTCCTATAAAGTAA
- the mnmG gene encoding tRNA uridine-5-carboxymethylaminomethyl(34) synthesis enzyme MnmG, whose translation MKQFYAGKYDVIVVGAGHAGCEAALATARMGHKTLVVTMSLDSIALMPCNPSIGGTGKGQLVKEIDALGGQMGINADKTLIQSRMLNTAKGPAVHSLRGQADKYQYHTEMKKTLEDNPNIDIVMDEVVDILHEDQVVTGVVTKLGCRYEAKAVILATGVYLNSKIFIGELTINEGPNALAYSKHLTDKLVDLGLNMRRFKTGTPARIHKDSIDFSEMSIQEGDEKITPFSFLTDNIGIKQEPCYLTRTNLKTHEIIMGNLERTAMYSGQADSTGARYCPSIEDKVVRFNDKESHQIFIEPEGLNTKEMYIQGISTSLPYEVQLEMYKSVKGLENAKIMRPAYAIEYDCIDPTQLKISLEIKGVENLFSAGQFNGTSGYEEAAAQGLIAGINAAHKIEGKEPFVLDRSEAYIGVLIDDLVTKGTNEPYRMMTSRSEYRLYLRQDNADMRLTQRGYDIGLVTEERYQRYLEKKAEVEKELERLKTERVTPKEVNHLLTEMGASEIKVGLSLYEFLKRPEVTYELIEAIGKGAGDNVSDEVKEQCVIMTKYEGYIDKQLKQIDQFKKLENKRLPEVIDYLSIDGLRIEARQKLDAIRPISIGQASRISGVSPADISVLLIYLEQMRRTRGGKDEQ comes from the coding sequence ATGAAACAGTTTTATGCAGGTAAGTATGACGTAATAGTAGTTGGAGCAGGACATGCTGGTTGTGAAGCTGCTCTTGCTACAGCAAGAATGGGTCATAAGACATTAGTAGTAACTATGTCATTAGACTCTATAGCTTTAATGCCTTGTAACCCATCAATAGGTGGAACAGGAAAAGGACAATTAGTAAAAGAAATAGATGCTCTAGGTGGGCAAATGGGTATAAATGCAGATAAAACACTTATACAAAGTAGAATGTTAAATACTGCTAAAGGTCCAGCAGTTCACTCATTAAGAGGTCAAGCGGACAAGTATCAATATCACACAGAAATGAAAAAAACTTTAGAAGATAATCCTAATATAGATATAGTTATGGATGAAGTAGTTGATATATTACATGAAGATCAAGTTGTTACAGGAGTAGTAACTAAATTAGGATGTAGATATGAAGCAAAGGCAGTTATATTAGCTACTGGAGTTTATTTAAATTCTAAAATATTTATAGGGGAATTGACTATAAATGAAGGTCCTAATGCACTAGCATATTCTAAACATCTTACAGATAAGTTAGTTGATTTAGGATTAAACATGAGAAGATTCAAAACAGGAACACCTGCTAGAATTCATAAAGATAGTATAGATTTTTCGGAAATGTCTATACAAGAGGGAGATGAAAAGATAACTCCATTCTCATTTTTAACAGATAATATAGGAATAAAACAAGAACCTTGTTATTTAACAAGAACAAACTTAAAAACACATGAAATAATAATGGGTAACTTAGAAAGAACAGCTATGTACAGTGGACAAGCAGACAGTACAGGAGCAAGATATTGCCCATCAATAGAAGATAAAGTTGTTAGATTTAATGATAAAGAATCACATCAAATATTTATAGAGCCAGAAGGTTTAAATACAAAGGAAATGTACATTCAAGGGATATCTACAAGTTTACCTTATGAAGTTCAACTTGAAATGTATAAGAGTGTAAAAGGTCTTGAAAATGCTAAAATAATGAGACCTGCTTATGCTATAGAATACGATTGTATAGATCCAACTCAATTAAAAATAAGTCTTGAAATAAAAGGAGTAGAAAACTTATTCAGTGCTGGTCAGTTCAATGGAACATCTGGTTATGAAGAAGCAGCAGCTCAAGGACTTATAGCTGGTATAAATGCAGCTCACAAAATAGAAGGAAAAGAGCCATTTGTACTTGATAGATCAGAAGCTTATATAGGTGTTTTAATAGATGATTTAGTTACAAAGGGAACTAATGAGCCTTATAGAATGATGACTTCAAGATCTGAATATAGACTATATCTAAGACAAGATAATGCAGATATGAGACTTACTCAAAGAGGATATGATATAGGTCTAGTTACAGAAGAGAGATATCAAAGATATCTTGAGAAGAAAGCTGAAGTAGAAAAAGAATTAGAAAGATTAAAAACTGAAAGAGTTACTCCTAAAGAAGTAAATCATTTATTAACTGAAATGGGAGCATCGGAAATAAAAGTAGGTTTATCTTTATATGAATTCTTAAAGCGTCCAGAGGTAACTTATGAGCTAATAGAAGCAATAGGTAAAGGTGCTGGAGATAATGTTTCGGATGAAGTTAAAGAACAATGTGTGATAATGACTAAATATGAAGGTTATATAGATAAACAATTAAAGCAAATAGACCAATTTAAAAAGCTTGAAAATAAAAGATTACCAGAAGTAATTGATTATTTATCAATAGATGGTCTTAGAATAGAAGCAAGACAAAAGCTTGATGCTATAAGACCTATATCTATAGGACAAGCATCTCGTATCTCTGGGGTTTCTCCTGCAGATATATCAGTACTTCTTATATATTTAGAACAAATGAGAAGAACTAGAGGAGGAAAAGATGAGCAATAG